CCCTGCCGCCGTCGATTCACGCCGTACTCACCAAGGGTGTCATTGGTGGGACCGGCAACGTCAATTCCCGTCGGGGATCGGAAGTGGAAACCGGACGCGTCTTTGTGGGACCTTCCAGCGTCGTCTCGCAGTGGGCGCTACACACCGCACAGTCCCTCCGGCATTTGCCCGATACCTACGTGACGTCCCTATTGCCGGGACTTCCGGAAACATCGTACCCATACACGGAGATGGCGCCATCCGAATCCGTACTGCTGCAAGGCTGGCCGGATCTGGCAACCTGGTATCCGGCTGGCCACCCACCGGGGCACTCAGCcaaccaacaccaacatcCACCAGTAGTACAGCGGACGCACCAGTCCGACCATTCTAGTCACGGTATGGAGACGGACGAACCCACCGAACGCGTCAAACGCAACGAAAACGAAGGCTGGATTGAACTCGATGTCGTTCGCCCCGCCAAGCGACAATGCTACACCCACACGGCCACAACTTTTGGTAACGCTACCAATAGTACCATCAACGGTTGGCCGATTGTGGATTCTCGCATGACATAGTCCTCCGGGACGCCACCGCGGTTTGACACCAATCGCCACTAACGAGAGAGAGGGGGGGGTCGGGTGGCGCTGGTCCTTGTCGTCCTCGGCTGACCAAGGGAAAACACCAGACAGATAAGAAACGGCACGACACGGGGACGCCGATCTGTTTTCG
The sequence above is a segment of the Phaeodactylum tricornutum CCAP 1055/1 chromosome 10, whole genome shotgun sequence genome. Coding sequences within it:
- a CDS encoding predicted protein, with product MNYTLTTTTQDFFVVQRCWFDGPHVNPPIDFLRLLTLPQAEAVALQSAHAYAALRQAVVRTILVPPSSQRGSAYAYAAAGNLFWVRKVVATVATQSARVPSNPRNTDAARADPPTALPPSIHAVLTKGVIGGTGNVNSRRGSEVETGRVFVGPSSVVSQWALHTAQSLRHLPDTYVTSLLPGLPETSYPYTEMAPSESVLLQGWPDLATWYPAGHPPGHSANQHQHPPVVQRTHQSDHSSHGMETDEPTERVKRNENEGWIELDVVRPAKRQCYTHTATTFGNATNSTINGWPIVDSRMT